In Myxococcus stipitatus, the following are encoded in one genomic region:
- a CDS encoding PEGA domain-containing protein: MTTFRRLALLLTLLLAVLPAHAQTTRKKTTRKKAVATKVAKKKPAAKGKKKTPPADDTSPSDTGDVASPEPMVFGEQDAPSDSPKAPEHKPKPALATPVKAPPPASTEPVKPDARPSLANTPATPSTSAGPVALFSVPRTQGASEAAVKLEAELRGHLQRGGDVQFVDLGQAFPPPEPLPLTKADGLFEEGRGAYDNLDPETAEARFREAAAAYEKAPGDLRPQRLSETYLFLGASRMLNGDAAGAKEAFLRSVVADASTQPDKALFGQDVQKAFEDARAEVAAQPAGTLMVDSLPAGAQVRVRGEDVGVTPLKGVSVRPGRHPVVVLLPGHAPYAQLAEVKASGNTEVKATLEPGPGLSAIRDAAVRAGSYAAFESETLPPESAAIADRLDARYLVLAAVSQNKRGYLSAELQVWDVRTQARLRGVEIDLSGKERDESPAAAAEKVRGFINGAMAPRVAESTGSGESLLKRPWFWAVVGGVAAVTAGAVYVATQDNGRPFNPVSGGVGF; this comes from the coding sequence GTGACCACGTTCCGCCGACTCGCCCTGCTCCTCACCCTGTTGCTGGCCGTCCTTCCCGCTCACGCCCAGACGACGCGAAAGAAGACGACGCGCAAGAAGGCCGTGGCGACCAAGGTCGCGAAGAAGAAACCCGCCGCCAAGGGCAAGAAGAAGACCCCGCCCGCCGACGACACGTCCCCGTCCGACACGGGTGATGTCGCCAGCCCCGAGCCCATGGTCTTCGGCGAGCAGGACGCTCCTTCCGATTCCCCCAAGGCCCCCGAGCACAAGCCCAAGCCCGCGCTGGCGACGCCCGTCAAGGCGCCCCCGCCCGCGAGCACCGAGCCGGTGAAGCCCGACGCCCGGCCCTCGCTGGCCAACACGCCCGCCACGCCGTCCACGTCCGCTGGCCCGGTGGCGCTGTTCTCCGTGCCCCGCACCCAGGGCGCGTCCGAGGCGGCGGTGAAGCTGGAGGCGGAGCTGCGAGGCCACCTGCAGCGCGGGGGGGACGTGCAGTTCGTGGACCTGGGCCAGGCCTTCCCTCCCCCGGAGCCCTTGCCGCTGACGAAGGCGGATGGCCTCTTCGAGGAAGGCCGCGGCGCCTACGACAACCTGGACCCGGAGACGGCGGAGGCCCGCTTCCGCGAGGCCGCCGCGGCCTACGAGAAGGCCCCCGGCGACCTGCGGCCTCAGCGGCTGAGCGAGACGTACCTGTTCCTGGGCGCGTCCCGCATGCTCAACGGCGACGCGGCGGGCGCGAAGGAGGCCTTCCTGCGCTCGGTGGTGGCCGACGCCTCCACCCAGCCCGACAAGGCGCTCTTCGGCCAGGACGTGCAGAAGGCCTTCGAGGACGCGCGCGCCGAGGTGGCCGCGCAGCCCGCCGGCACGCTCATGGTGGACTCGCTGCCCGCCGGCGCCCAGGTGCGCGTGCGGGGCGAGGACGTGGGTGTCACCCCGCTCAAGGGCGTGTCCGTTCGGCCGGGCCGTCACCCCGTGGTGGTGCTGCTGCCAGGCCACGCGCCCTACGCGCAGCTCGCCGAGGTCAAGGCGTCCGGGAACACGGAGGTGAAGGCCACGCTGGAGCCAGGCCCCGGCCTGTCCGCCATCCGCGACGCCGCGGTGCGAGCCGGCTCGTACGCCGCATTCGAGAGCGAGACGCTTCCCCCAGAGTCCGCGGCCATCGCGGACCGGCTGGACGCCCGCTACCTGGTGCTGGCCGCCGTGAGCCAGAACAAGCGGGGCTACCTCTCCGCGGAGCTCCAGGTGTGGGATGTGCGCACCCAGGCGCGCCTGCGCGGCGTGGAAATCGACCTGTCGGGCAAGGAGCGCGACGAGAGCCCCGCGGCGGCGGCCGAGAAGGTGCGCGGCTTCATCAACGGCGCCATGGCGCCTCGCGTCGCGGAGAGCACCGGCTCCGGTGAGTCCCTGCTGAAGCGGCCCTGGTTCTGGGCCGTGGTGGGTGGCGTGGCGGCTGTGACGGCGGGTGCGGTCTACGTGGCGACGCAGGACAATGGCCGGCCCTTCAACCCTGTTTCGGGAGGCGTTGGCTTCTGA
- a CDS encoding PEGA domain-containing protein has translation MRALVLALLPSLALAAAPNSARKAASLLVPMDPASEANSVQMETYMNEALANFSGFSVRKSEDLFGLPGDPTAQSALERARKGYSESAAAFDKKEYDDAEAKVRATLKELQGAPAAMRGCSPLCESLALYAALLHLRGDVEEAKLVLIDLIAVSPTFELNPKRFSRDFIALRVQVATGRTSQLRGSATVKSRPAGARVYVDGEMVGHTPVTVPALTVGKHLLRVERPGFRQYGQLMEVTPDDVEVSMELVPTAAYKAYDAQLDRVASEVSRAIPEAKGVAAMGKSLSLDRAMVGTVKGASSGEGSELILGYYDLRTGRKLAGRRMVLQGDEFGQLKQEMERIVNQLINVSEGGAEKVVRSSDPLDNRGGTEDWGAEDRGGRTRAQEKKKKSGEDPLEGVSGTEDW, from the coding sequence ATGAGAGCCCTCGTCCTCGCCCTGCTTCCATCGCTCGCATTGGCCGCCGCGCCGAACTCGGCGCGGAAAGCCGCCAGCCTCCTCGTCCCCATGGACCCGGCCTCCGAGGCCAACAGCGTCCAGATGGAGACGTACATGAACGAGGCGCTGGCGAACTTCTCGGGCTTCTCCGTGCGCAAGTCCGAGGACCTCTTCGGGCTGCCCGGAGACCCCACCGCCCAGAGCGCGCTCGAGCGCGCGCGCAAGGGCTACTCGGAGAGCGCCGCGGCCTTCGACAAGAAGGAGTACGACGACGCCGAGGCGAAGGTGCGCGCCACCCTCAAGGAGCTCCAGGGCGCGCCCGCGGCCATGCGTGGCTGCTCGCCGCTGTGTGAGTCGCTGGCGCTGTACGCGGCGCTGCTCCACCTTCGCGGAGACGTGGAAGAGGCGAAGCTGGTCCTCATCGACCTCATCGCCGTGTCGCCCACCTTCGAGCTCAACCCCAAGCGCTTCAGCCGGGACTTCATCGCCCTGCGCGTGCAGGTGGCCACCGGCCGCACCTCCCAGCTCCGAGGCAGCGCCACCGTGAAGTCGCGTCCGGCGGGCGCGCGCGTCTACGTGGACGGAGAGATGGTGGGCCACACGCCGGTGACGGTGCCCGCGCTGACGGTGGGCAAGCACCTCTTGCGCGTGGAGCGGCCGGGCTTCCGCCAGTACGGGCAGCTCATGGAGGTGACGCCGGACGACGTGGAGGTGAGCATGGAGCTGGTGCCCACCGCCGCGTACAAGGCCTACGACGCGCAGTTGGACCGGGTGGCCAGCGAAGTCTCGCGCGCCATCCCCGAGGCCAAGGGCGTGGCGGCGATGGGCAAGTCGTTGAGCCTGGACCGGGCCATGGTGGGCACCGTGAAGGGCGCGAGCTCCGGCGAGGGCTCCGAGCTCATCCTGGGCTACTACGACCTGCGCACCGGCCGGAAGCTGGCGGGCCGCCGCATGGTGCTCCAGGGCGACGAGTTCGGTCAGCTCAAGCAGGAGATGGAGCGCATCGTCAACCAGCTCATCAACGTCAGCGAGGGCGGGGCCGAGAAGGTGGTGCGCAGCTCGGATCCGCTCGACAACCGGGGCGGCACCGAGGACTGGGGCGCCGAGGACCGGGGTGGCCGCACCCGCGCCCAGGAAAAGAAGAAGAAGAGCGGAGAGGACCCGCTCGAAGGGGTGTCCGGTACCGAGGACTGGTGA
- the sppA gene encoding signal peptide peptidase SppA, with the protein MRLLALLLLPSLALAQTSSIVQAPLPSRGMTLPPTGAALVDEATALSLNPAGLGFVESGQLFYLHERNLERDSIGDGVFLGARLLGLGLGASMEWMRGRNEPHYRRTSLGLSLGSSTLRLGGSWHGFSSEDSDDIDVLDTFDVGVTARPVRALSLAAVVKDLNAPREGSLKIKRGYDLGLGLRPLGERYTLGVDWLFSEGAFREGQATYTLLAEVIPGVRVGAGVSHGFVSGVPLALQVAATLDTSHLGLTYALGGGKNGTDHVIGVRLSMENYRSLRPPGGVVTMLDLNDMLSGGGSALMTLLGVSEADPYLRLSRWLDLATKDERLTGVVLKMEGLPGVDWGKAEELRQAVLRLRASGKRVMAVLMSVDDMGYFVASAADRIYSVPESFLHINGLAAHLQTFGGTMEKLGVTWDVARVGKYKTAPEQLTLTEPSEASRESVGAYLDNEVAWYERAVTEARKVPVERLRELWAEALPTAARAQALGFLDGVITPSELDKKVRELVPGGHFNAAYHPRDERDERWGRRRRIAVVPVLGTIAGGTSREDPLGFSQIAGAETVVRSLESAKADPSVVAIVLRVDSGGGEVLASYLMYEAVMAAAKEKPVIASMGDVAASGGYYAAIGATEVMALPTTVTGSIGVFYIKPALQGLLQDKLGIHQESLTRSPMADVFDYWQPWTPEQRTAVQKWVDASYDTFITDVARARKMDKAQVDAVARGRVWSGNDALARGLVDKLGGLMDAVASARQHAGVPASEELDLVLMGEARGLFSGMSGEPGVRAALALLPKSSESLPSALKALARETGVNLEMMRPGMKAQVPFQLIVR; encoded by the coding sequence ATGCGCCTGCTCGCCCTCCTGCTGCTCCCGTCGCTCGCGCTCGCCCAGACGAGCTCCATCGTCCAGGCCCCCCTCCCCTCGCGGGGGATGACGCTGCCTCCCACCGGCGCCGCGCTGGTGGATGAGGCCACCGCCCTCTCGCTCAACCCCGCGGGGCTGGGCTTTGTCGAATCCGGGCAGTTGTTCTACCTGCACGAGCGCAACCTGGAGCGCGACAGCATCGGCGACGGCGTCTTCCTGGGCGCGCGGCTCTTGGGCCTGGGACTGGGCGCCTCCATGGAGTGGATGCGCGGACGCAACGAGCCGCACTACCGCCGCACCTCGCTGGGCCTGTCACTCGGCTCATCCACGCTGCGGCTCGGTGGCTCGTGGCACGGCTTCAGCTCCGAGGACAGCGACGACATCGACGTGCTGGACACCTTCGACGTGGGTGTCACCGCGCGGCCGGTGCGCGCGCTGTCGCTGGCGGCGGTGGTCAAGGACCTCAACGCGCCGAGGGAAGGCAGCCTCAAGATCAAGCGCGGTTACGACCTGGGCCTGGGCCTGCGCCCGCTGGGCGAGCGCTACACGTTGGGCGTGGACTGGCTCTTCTCCGAGGGCGCCTTCCGCGAAGGGCAGGCGACGTACACGCTGCTGGCGGAGGTGATTCCAGGCGTGCGGGTGGGCGCGGGCGTGTCCCACGGCTTCGTGAGCGGCGTGCCGCTGGCGCTGCAGGTGGCGGCCACGCTGGACACCAGCCACCTGGGCCTCACGTACGCGCTGGGCGGCGGGAAGAACGGCACGGACCACGTCATCGGCGTGCGCCTGTCGATGGAGAACTACCGCTCGCTGCGCCCGCCCGGCGGCGTGGTGACGATGTTGGACTTGAACGACATGCTCAGCGGCGGGGGCAGCGCGCTCATGACGCTCCTGGGCGTGAGCGAGGCGGACCCCTACCTGCGCCTGTCGCGCTGGTTGGACCTGGCCACCAAGGACGAGCGGCTGACGGGCGTGGTGCTGAAGATGGAGGGCCTGCCCGGGGTGGACTGGGGCAAGGCGGAGGAGCTGCGTCAGGCCGTGCTGCGGCTGCGCGCCTCCGGCAAGCGGGTGATGGCGGTGCTGATGTCGGTGGACGACATGGGCTACTTCGTCGCGTCCGCGGCGGACCGCATCTACTCGGTGCCCGAGTCGTTCCTGCACATCAACGGACTTGCCGCGCACCTGCAGACCTTCGGCGGGACGATGGAGAAGCTCGGCGTGACGTGGGACGTGGCGCGCGTGGGTAAATACAAGACGGCGCCCGAGCAGCTCACGCTCACCGAGCCCAGCGAGGCCTCGCGCGAGTCGGTGGGTGCGTACCTGGACAACGAGGTGGCCTGGTACGAGCGCGCGGTGACGGAGGCGCGCAAGGTGCCCGTGGAGCGGCTGCGGGAGCTGTGGGCCGAGGCCCTCCCCACCGCGGCGCGTGCGCAGGCGCTGGGCTTCCTGGACGGCGTCATCACGCCCTCGGAGCTGGACAAGAAGGTGCGGGAGCTGGTGCCCGGGGGCCACTTCAACGCGGCGTACCATCCTCGGGATGAGCGAGACGAGCGCTGGGGCCGGCGGCGGCGCATCGCCGTGGTGCCGGTGCTGGGCACCATCGCAGGGGGCACCAGCCGCGAGGACCCGCTGGGCTTCAGCCAGATTGCCGGCGCGGAGACCGTGGTGCGGTCGCTGGAGTCGGCGAAGGCGGACCCGTCCGTGGTCGCCATCGTGCTGCGCGTGGACTCCGGCGGCGGCGAGGTGCTGGCGTCGTACCTGATGTACGAGGCGGTGATGGCCGCGGCGAAGGAGAAGCCCGTCATCGCCTCGATGGGCGACGTGGCGGCCTCGGGGGGCTACTACGCCGCCATCGGTGCCACGGAGGTGATGGCCCTGCCCACCACGGTGACGGGCAGCATCGGCGTCTTCTACATCAAGCCCGCGCTCCAGGGGCTGCTGCAGGACAAGCTGGGCATCCACCAGGAGAGCCTCACGCGCTCGCCCATGGCGGACGTGTTCGACTACTGGCAGCCCTGGACGCCGGAGCAGCGCACCGCCGTGCAGAAGTGGGTGGACGCGTCCTACGACACCTTCATCACCGACGTGGCCCGCGCGCGGAAGATGGACAAGGCCCAGGTGGACGCCGTGGCGCGAGGCCGGGTGTGGAGCGGCAACGACGCGCTCGCGCGTGGACTGGTGGACAAGCTGGGGGGCCTCATGGACGCGGTGGCGTCCGCCCGCCAACACGCGGGGGTGCCCGCGTCGGAGGAGCTGGACCTGGTGCTGATGGGCGAGGCCCGGGGCCTGTTCTCCGGCATGAGCGGAGAGCCAGGCGTGCGAGCGGCCCTCGCGCTGCTGCCCAAGTCCTCCGAGTCCCTCCCCTCGGCGCTGAAGGCCCTGGCGCGCGAGACGGGCGTCAACCTGGAGATGATGCGCCCAGGAATGAAGGCCCAGGTGCCCTTCCAGCTCATCGTCCGCTGA